The proteins below are encoded in one region of Lactuca sativa cultivar Salinas chromosome 3, Lsat_Salinas_v11, whole genome shotgun sequence:
- the LOC111912575 gene encoding ATP-dependent DNA helicase homolog RECG, chloroplastic isoform X1, whose amino-acid sequence MQCLSERCLIHANIFQAARGYRHVLNRKMRLNGLLLCNISKYFSTSNHKLTQNVFHKADSYGSACRLDRRKLLDKVSATMYQDSFDELIDEGKHVFDASLVRKQFPSIILGQSSPVELYDGISDAPEKSNILTADIYSGSWDSIPNEFNQFSSYKIESISDQSTLDSTYSSKEENSSSSSSSSSSTLPSYAKSPNPVKSDLQCSISDPFELILDKSISCIPVLSKKQCTQLENCGLHTIRKLLSHFPRTYADLQNAQFTIDDGQYLIFVGKVLSSRGIKASCSLSFLEVVVGCEVAESGSSSACMVSEHNNGSKKTIYLHLKKFFRGTRFTYQPFLRSLQEKQKEGDIVCVSGKVKTMRTKDHYEMREYNMDLIRDDDDESACAEGRPYPIYPSKGGLNPKLLSDIIARVLDTLPPGIDPIPNNTLQMFGLKSLRDAYIGIHQPSNFKEADLARKRIIFDEFFYLQLGRLFQMLEGLGTWIEKDGLLNKYRNPSTNAVFTDEWCSLTKKFLNSLPYSLTSSQLTAVSEIIWDLKRQIPMNRLLQGDVGCGKTVVAFLACMEVIGSGYQAAFMVPTELLAIQHHDRLLSLLENMEDVDSRPSVALLTGSTPVKKARLIREGLQSGEISLVIGTHSLIAEKVEFSCLRIAVVDEQHRFGVIQRGRFNSKLYSNSVNSRLAEIDSNGSSKGDTSMAPHVLAMTATPIPRTLALALYGDMSLTQITDLPPGRKPIDTYAVEGNEAGFEEVYQMMKVELESGGRVYIVYPIIDQSEQLPQLRGASADLEVISNRFQGINCGLLHGRMKSDEKDEALKNFRSGETQILLSTQVIEVGVDVPEASMMVVMNAERFGIAQLHQLRGRVGRGVRKSKCLLLSSTSSGLPRLKVLEKSSDGFHLANMDLLLRGPGDLLGKKQSGHLPEFPIARLEVDGNILQEAHLAALMILSESHNLEGFPKLKAELSMRQPLCLLGD is encoded by the exons ATGCAGTGTTTAAGTGAAAGATGCTTGATACATGCAAATATTTTTCAAGCTGCACGAGGATATAGACATGTTTTGAATAGAAAAATGAG GTTAAATGGTCTTCTGTTGTGCAATATTTCAAAATATTTCTCTACATCTAATCATAAGTTAACACAAAATGTGTTTCACAAAGCAGACAGTTATGGAAGCGCATGCAGGTTGGACAGGAGGAAACTGCTCGATAAA GTATCTGCCACTATGTATCAAGATAGTTTTGATGAGCTCATTGATGAAGGAAAACATGTTTTTGATGCATCTTTGGTCcgaaaacaatttccttcaatcATATTAGGGCAATCTAGCCCAGTAGAATTATACGATGGAATTTCAGATGCCCCTGAAAAGAGTAACATATTGACAGCAGATATTTATAGTGGCTCATGGGATTCAATACCTAATGAGTTTAATCAATTTTCATCCTACAAGATTGAAAGTATATCAGATCAAAGTACTCTGGACTCAACATATTCATCAAAAGAAGAGAactcttcctcttcctcttcttcttcctcttccacATTGCCATCATATGCTAAATCCCCAAATCCTGTTAAATCTGATCTTCAATGTAGTATCAGTGATCCATTTGAATTGATACTTGATAAATCCATCAGCTGTATACCTGTATTAAGCAAGAAGCAATGCACTCAGTTGGAAAATTGTGGTTTGCATACG ATACGGAAGTTGCTGAGTCATTTCCCAAGAACATATGCCGACTTACAAAATGCACAGTTTACAATTGATGATGGGCAATACTTaatatttgttggaaaagttCTATCATCCAG GGGAATCAAAGCAAGCTGTTCTCTATCATTTCTTGAAGTGGTtgttggttgtgaggttgcaGAAAGTGGTTCATCTTCAGCATGCATGGTTTCTGAACATAATAATGGAAGCAAAAAAACAATATATTTGCACTTAAAAAAGTTTTTTCGTGGGACCCGTTTTACATATCAACCGTTTTTGCGTAGTCTTCAGGAGAAACAGAAAGAGGGAGACATTGTATGTGTCAGTGGCAAG gtGAAGACTATGCGTACAAAAGATCATTATGAAATGAGGGAATATAATATGGATTTAAttcgagatgatgatgatgaatctgCATGTGCTGAAGGGAGACCTTACCCAATTTACCCTTCAAAAGGTGGTCTTAACCCAAAGTTACTCAGTGACATTATTGCAAG AGTTTTAGACACCTTGCCACCTGGCATAGATCCAATTCCCAACAATACCCTTCAGATGTTTGGATTAAAAAGCCTCCGTGAT GCATATATTGGGATTCATCAGCCATCAAATTTTAAAGAGGCTGATTTAGCTCGCAAAAGGATTATATTTGATGAGTTCTTCTACCTTCAG TTGGGACGATTGTTTCAAATGCTTGAAGGACTTGGGACATGGATTGAGAAAGATGGTTTACTGAATAAATACAGAAACCCTTCAACAAATGCAGTATTTACTGATGAATGGTGTTCTCTTACCAAAAAGTTCTTGAATTCTCTACCATATTCGTTGACTTCTAGTCAACTCACTGCTGTTTCAGAAATCATTTGGGACTTAAAACGCCAAATTCCAATGAATCGACTTTTGCAG GGAGATGTGGGATGTGGGAAAACTGTGGTGGCCTTTTTGGCGTGTATGGAGGTTATTGGTTCAGGATATCAG GCAGCTTTCATGGTTCCAACTGAGTTGCTTGCTATTCAACACCACGATCGCCTTCTTAGTTTACTTGAAAACATGGAAGATGTTGATTCCAGACCATCTGTTGCTTTGCTTACAGGCTCCACTCCAGTCAAAAAAGCACGTTTAATTCGTGAG GGTCTTCAAAGTGGAGAAATTTCATTGGTGATTGGGACCCACAGTTTAATTGCTGAAAAAGTGGAGTTCTCTTGTTTACGGATTGCTGTAGTAGATGAACAACACAGGTTTGGAGTGATCCAGAGAGGTCGATTTAATAGCAAG CTGTATAGTAATTCAGTAAATTCAAGATTGGCAGAAATTGATTCGAATGGTTCATCAAAAGGTGACACAAGTATGGCTCCTCATGTTCTTGCCATGACTGCAACTCCAATTCCAAGAACTCTTGCTTTAGCTTTGTATGGAGATATGTCTCTCACACAA ATAACTGATTTGCCTCCTGGGAGAAAACCTATTGATACATATGCAGTTGAAGGAAATGAAGCCGGTTTTGAAGAGGTTTATCAG ATGATGAAGGTGGAATTGGAATCAGGAGGGCGAGTGTACATCGTCTACCCAATCATCGACCAATCAGAACAACTCCCTCAGCTTCGTGGCGCATCTGCTGACCTGGAAGTAATCTCAAACAGATTCCAAGGCATCAACTGCGGGTTACTACACGGGCGAATGAAAAGCGATGAAAAAGATGAAGCTTTAAAAAATTTCAGATCCGGAGAAACACAAATATTACTTTCCACTCAAGTCATTGAAGTGGGTGTCGATGTTCCGGAAGCTTCCATGATGGTTGTTATGAATGCGGAAAGATTTGGGATCGCTCAGTTGCACCAACTCAGGGGACGAGTTGGACGTGGGGTCCGCAAATCAAAATGTCTGCTTTTGTCTTCAACGAGTAGCGGTTTGCCTAGGTTGAAGGTTCTAGAAAAGTCGTCCGATGGGTTCCACCTGGCGAATATGGATTTACTTTTGCGGGGCCCGGGTGACTTGTTGGGAAAGAAACAGTCGGGCCATCTTCCCGAGTTTCCTATTGCTAGATTGGAAGTAGATGGGAATATACTGCAAGAAGCACACCTTGCTGCActg ATGATTTTAAGTGAGTCGCATAATTTGGAGGGGTTCCCGAAGCTTAAAGCTGAGCTGAGTATGAGACAACCGCTCTGCCTTTTGGGTGATTAA
- the LOC111912575 gene encoding ATP-dependent DNA helicase homolog RECG, chloroplastic isoform X2, with amino-acid sequence MRLNGLLLCNISKYFSTSNHKLTQNVFHKADSYGSACRLDRRKLLDKVSATMYQDSFDELIDEGKHVFDASLVRKQFPSIILGQSSPVELYDGISDAPEKSNILTADIYSGSWDSIPNEFNQFSSYKIESISDQSTLDSTYSSKEENSSSSSSSSSSTLPSYAKSPNPVKSDLQCSISDPFELILDKSISCIPVLSKKQCTQLENCGLHTIRKLLSHFPRTYADLQNAQFTIDDGQYLIFVGKVLSSRGIKASCSLSFLEVVVGCEVAESGSSSACMVSEHNNGSKKTIYLHLKKFFRGTRFTYQPFLRSLQEKQKEGDIVCVSGKVKTMRTKDHYEMREYNMDLIRDDDDESACAEGRPYPIYPSKGGLNPKLLSDIIARVLDTLPPGIDPIPNNTLQMFGLKSLRDAYIGIHQPSNFKEADLARKRIIFDEFFYLQLGRLFQMLEGLGTWIEKDGLLNKYRNPSTNAVFTDEWCSLTKKFLNSLPYSLTSSQLTAVSEIIWDLKRQIPMNRLLQGDVGCGKTVVAFLACMEVIGSGYQAAFMVPTELLAIQHHDRLLSLLENMEDVDSRPSVALLTGSTPVKKARLIREGLQSGEISLVIGTHSLIAEKVEFSCLRIAVVDEQHRFGVIQRGRFNSKLYSNSVNSRLAEIDSNGSSKGDTSMAPHVLAMTATPIPRTLALALYGDMSLTQITDLPPGRKPIDTYAVEGNEAGFEEVYQMMKVELESGGRVYIVYPIIDQSEQLPQLRGASADLEVISNRFQGINCGLLHGRMKSDEKDEALKNFRSGETQILLSTQVIEVGVDVPEASMMVVMNAERFGIAQLHQLRGRVGRGVRKSKCLLLSSTSSGLPRLKVLEKSSDGFHLANMDLLLRGPGDLLGKKQSGHLPEFPIARLEVDGNILQEAHLAALMILSESHNLEGFPKLKAELSMRQPLCLLGD; translated from the exons ATGAG GTTAAATGGTCTTCTGTTGTGCAATATTTCAAAATATTTCTCTACATCTAATCATAAGTTAACACAAAATGTGTTTCACAAAGCAGACAGTTATGGAAGCGCATGCAGGTTGGACAGGAGGAAACTGCTCGATAAA GTATCTGCCACTATGTATCAAGATAGTTTTGATGAGCTCATTGATGAAGGAAAACATGTTTTTGATGCATCTTTGGTCcgaaaacaatttccttcaatcATATTAGGGCAATCTAGCCCAGTAGAATTATACGATGGAATTTCAGATGCCCCTGAAAAGAGTAACATATTGACAGCAGATATTTATAGTGGCTCATGGGATTCAATACCTAATGAGTTTAATCAATTTTCATCCTACAAGATTGAAAGTATATCAGATCAAAGTACTCTGGACTCAACATATTCATCAAAAGAAGAGAactcttcctcttcctcttcttcttcctcttccacATTGCCATCATATGCTAAATCCCCAAATCCTGTTAAATCTGATCTTCAATGTAGTATCAGTGATCCATTTGAATTGATACTTGATAAATCCATCAGCTGTATACCTGTATTAAGCAAGAAGCAATGCACTCAGTTGGAAAATTGTGGTTTGCATACG ATACGGAAGTTGCTGAGTCATTTCCCAAGAACATATGCCGACTTACAAAATGCACAGTTTACAATTGATGATGGGCAATACTTaatatttgttggaaaagttCTATCATCCAG GGGAATCAAAGCAAGCTGTTCTCTATCATTTCTTGAAGTGGTtgttggttgtgaggttgcaGAAAGTGGTTCATCTTCAGCATGCATGGTTTCTGAACATAATAATGGAAGCAAAAAAACAATATATTTGCACTTAAAAAAGTTTTTTCGTGGGACCCGTTTTACATATCAACCGTTTTTGCGTAGTCTTCAGGAGAAACAGAAAGAGGGAGACATTGTATGTGTCAGTGGCAAG gtGAAGACTATGCGTACAAAAGATCATTATGAAATGAGGGAATATAATATGGATTTAAttcgagatgatgatgatgaatctgCATGTGCTGAAGGGAGACCTTACCCAATTTACCCTTCAAAAGGTGGTCTTAACCCAAAGTTACTCAGTGACATTATTGCAAG AGTTTTAGACACCTTGCCACCTGGCATAGATCCAATTCCCAACAATACCCTTCAGATGTTTGGATTAAAAAGCCTCCGTGAT GCATATATTGGGATTCATCAGCCATCAAATTTTAAAGAGGCTGATTTAGCTCGCAAAAGGATTATATTTGATGAGTTCTTCTACCTTCAG TTGGGACGATTGTTTCAAATGCTTGAAGGACTTGGGACATGGATTGAGAAAGATGGTTTACTGAATAAATACAGAAACCCTTCAACAAATGCAGTATTTACTGATGAATGGTGTTCTCTTACCAAAAAGTTCTTGAATTCTCTACCATATTCGTTGACTTCTAGTCAACTCACTGCTGTTTCAGAAATCATTTGGGACTTAAAACGCCAAATTCCAATGAATCGACTTTTGCAG GGAGATGTGGGATGTGGGAAAACTGTGGTGGCCTTTTTGGCGTGTATGGAGGTTATTGGTTCAGGATATCAG GCAGCTTTCATGGTTCCAACTGAGTTGCTTGCTATTCAACACCACGATCGCCTTCTTAGTTTACTTGAAAACATGGAAGATGTTGATTCCAGACCATCTGTTGCTTTGCTTACAGGCTCCACTCCAGTCAAAAAAGCACGTTTAATTCGTGAG GGTCTTCAAAGTGGAGAAATTTCATTGGTGATTGGGACCCACAGTTTAATTGCTGAAAAAGTGGAGTTCTCTTGTTTACGGATTGCTGTAGTAGATGAACAACACAGGTTTGGAGTGATCCAGAGAGGTCGATTTAATAGCAAG CTGTATAGTAATTCAGTAAATTCAAGATTGGCAGAAATTGATTCGAATGGTTCATCAAAAGGTGACACAAGTATGGCTCCTCATGTTCTTGCCATGACTGCAACTCCAATTCCAAGAACTCTTGCTTTAGCTTTGTATGGAGATATGTCTCTCACACAA ATAACTGATTTGCCTCCTGGGAGAAAACCTATTGATACATATGCAGTTGAAGGAAATGAAGCCGGTTTTGAAGAGGTTTATCAG ATGATGAAGGTGGAATTGGAATCAGGAGGGCGAGTGTACATCGTCTACCCAATCATCGACCAATCAGAACAACTCCCTCAGCTTCGTGGCGCATCTGCTGACCTGGAAGTAATCTCAAACAGATTCCAAGGCATCAACTGCGGGTTACTACACGGGCGAATGAAAAGCGATGAAAAAGATGAAGCTTTAAAAAATTTCAGATCCGGAGAAACACAAATATTACTTTCCACTCAAGTCATTGAAGTGGGTGTCGATGTTCCGGAAGCTTCCATGATGGTTGTTATGAATGCGGAAAGATTTGGGATCGCTCAGTTGCACCAACTCAGGGGACGAGTTGGACGTGGGGTCCGCAAATCAAAATGTCTGCTTTTGTCTTCAACGAGTAGCGGTTTGCCTAGGTTGAAGGTTCTAGAAAAGTCGTCCGATGGGTTCCACCTGGCGAATATGGATTTACTTTTGCGGGGCCCGGGTGACTTGTTGGGAAAGAAACAGTCGGGCCATCTTCCCGAGTTTCCTATTGCTAGATTGGAAGTAGATGGGAATATACTGCAAGAAGCACACCTTGCTGCActg ATGATTTTAAGTGAGTCGCATAATTTGGAGGGGTTCCCGAAGCTTAAAGCTGAGCTGAGTATGAGACAACCGCTCTGCCTTTTGGGTGATTAA
- the LOC111912576 gene encoding uncharacterized protein LOC111912576, with protein sequence MAEQGLDMLLQSLRTYELRLLRCSISHDQPLASSQISITPHPLQTSIESLLQSIESGHYSKALTSKSADFLLNLDQVSSSYSDSITDSVSSFLISENSETSTEERAFLVVAVAVSAFLAFVQANVTGPPETLPPLFTNIAKEDIEVWARNEVMSTGSDLLGKFFNLEYIVFSKLLLSTIGAHFGNENSTIFPTISWWLARVLLIQQKLLDGHSSVLFQKLQDLIPETLAHLGDLKKVSRYWPGIEEGNLSDIVSMLHLELGIIDFRYGRVDSSKLHFESSEKASGLSLSVSGSLGFRTVHQVDPKAQLRLITNNSSSTNGHSDKSSQHDPQLHEASDVFLTPKFLESNNEGCLKPVQQALILAQCLLIEKNTPHDEMQRWDMAPYIEAIDSQSSSLFIIRSFCDLLRIRWERTRSRTKERAILMMDKVVQGIYDSTPGVAVAERMCFCFGVDFPTIPSLRKEYADLLVSCGLIGEAVRTYEDLELWDNVIFCYRLLQKKSASVELINTRLLQHPNDPRLWCSLGDVTDQDSCYYKALEVSENKSVRAKRSLARSAYNRGEYEKSKLLWESAMKLNSLYPDGWFALGAAALKARDLEKALDGFSRAVQLDPDNGEAWNNIACLHMTKKRSREAMVAFKEALKYKRDSWQMWENYSQVAVDSGNFCLALEAVEKVLSLSKYKRVDVELLERVMVEIERVEVERSRESEMIGEILKGVVKNGGGGGGVWGLFGRWYKLKGDLAMCCEALLKEVRAYQGSEVWKEKERFVKFSRASLELCKVYVEIGGRRELCAGEMHLKSTIKQAALKFSETQEFKELQAFLDKLQAMLQRTCV encoded by the coding sequence ATGGCGGAACAGGGGTTAGACATGCTTCTGCAAAGCCTCCGTACCTACGAGCTTCGTCTTCTTCGTTGTTCAATCTCACATGATCAGCCCCTTGCTAGTTCTCAAATCTCAATCACTCCCCATCCCCTACAAACCTCTATAGAATCCTTACTCCAATCAATTGAATCAGGGCACTACTCCAAAGCCTTGACATCCAAATCGGCGGATTTTCTCCTCAATCTCGACCAGGTATCGTCTTCCTACTCGGATTCAATCACAGATTCTGTCAGCTCCTTCTTAATTTCTGAAAACAGTGAAACGAGCACCGAAGAAAGGGCATTTCTCGTAGTTGCCGTGGCTGTCTCGGCTTTTTTAGCTTTCGTACAGGCTAACGTTACCGGTCCTCCGGAGACACTGCCTCCGTTGTTCACTAATATAGCTAAAGAGGACATAGAAGTTTGGGCACGCAATGAGGTAATGTCAACTGGCTCTGATTTGTTGGGAAAGTTTTTCAATTTGGAATACATAGTTTTCTCCAAGCTACTGTTGTCGACAATCGGAGCTCATTTCGGAAACGAAAACAGTACAATCTTTCCAACGATTTCATGGTGGTTAGCTAGGGTATTACTGATCCAACAGAAACTCCTCGATGGCCACTCCTCAGTTCTCTTTCAAAAATTGCAAGATTTAATTCCTGAAACTTTAGCTCATTTGGGTGATCTAAAGAAAGTATCAAGGTATTGGCCAGGGATTGAAGAAGGGAATTTGAGCGATATTGTATCTATGCTTCACTTAGAGCTTGGGATCATTGATTTCAGATATGGACGTGTTGATTCTTCAAAGTTGCATTTTGAATCTTCTGAAAAAGCATCTGGACTTTCGCTCTCTGTTAGTGGTTCTTTAGGTTTCCGAACTGTACATCAGGTGGATCCAAAAGCACAACTTCGACTCATTACCAATAACTCAAGCTCTACAAATGGTCATTCTGACAAATCTTCTCAGCATGATCCTCAGCTTCATGAAGCATCTGATGTGTTCTTAACTCCTAAATTCCTAGAATCCAACAATGAAGGTTGTCTAAAACCAGTCCAACAAGCACTGATTTTGGCACAATGTCTTCTAATTGAGAAAAACACTCCACACGATGAAATGCAAAGGTGGGACATGGCTCCATACATTGAAGCAATCGATTCCCAATCATCTTCATTGTTCATCATCAGATCTTTCTGTGACTTGTTACGTATAAGATGGGAAAGAACCCGTAGCCGAACCAAAGAACGTGCTATTTTAATGATGGATAAAGTCGTCCAAGGAATTTACGATTCTACCCCTGGAGTTGCAGTTGCAGAAAGGATGTGTTTCTGTTTCGGTGTCGACTTTCCCACTATTCCTTCTCTTCGTAAAGAATATGCAGATCTTTTAGTCTCTTGTGGGTTAATAGGAGAAGCTGTAAGAACAtatgaagatcttgaactttggGATAATGTCATCTTTTGTTATCGTTTACTACAAAAGAAATCCGCTTCTGTAGAACTCATAAACACCCGTCTTTTACAACACCCAAATGACCCAAGATTATGGTGTTCATTAGGTGATGTCACAGATCAAGATTCATGCTATTACAAAGCCTTGGAAGTTTCAGAAAACAAATCTGTAAGGGCAAAACGGTCACTTGCACGAAGTGCATACAACAGAGGTGAATacgaaaaatcaaaacttttatgGGAATCCGCAATGAAGTTGAATTCTTTATATCCAGATGGATGGTTTGCTCTAGGAGCAGCTGCTTTAAAAGCTAGAGATCTTGAAAAAGCTTTAGATGGATTTTCACGTGCTGTTCAACTCGATCCAGATAATGGAGAAGCATGGAATAACATCGCGTGTTTACATATGACAAAAAAGAGAAGTAGAGAGGCGATGGTTGCGTTCAAGGAGGCTTTGAAGTACAAACGTGACAGCTGGCAAATGTGGGAGAATTATAGCCAGGTGGCAGTTGATAGTGGGAATTTTTGTCTAGCTTTGGAAGCTGTAGAGAAGGTGTTGAGTTTGAGTAAGTATAAGAGAGTTGATGTTGAATTGTTGGAGAGGGTAATGGTGGAAATTGAAAGGGTAGAAGTGGAAAGAAGTCGAGAAAGTGAGATGATTGGGGAGATTTTGAAGGGTGTTGTGAaaaacggtggtggtggtggtggggtttGGGGGTTGTTTGGGAGGTGGTATAAGTTGAAAGGTGATCTTGCGATGTGTTGTGAAGCTTTGTTGAAGGAAGTTAGGGCGTATCAGGGTTCGGAAGTTTGGAAGGAAAAAGAACGGTTTGTGAAGTTTTCAAGGGCATCTTTGGAATTATGTAAAGTTTATGTTGAGATAGGTGGGCGGAGGGAATTGTGTGCAGGTGAGATGCACCTTAAGAGCACGATCAAGCAAGCAGCTTTGAAGTTCTCAGAAACCCAAGAATTTAAAGAACTCCAAGCTTTTCTTGATAAATTGCAAGCCATGTTACAGCGTACTTGTGTGTGA